A section of the Vibrio vulnificus CMCP6 genome encodes:
- a CDS encoding TAXI family TRAP transporter solute-binding subunit has protein sequence MALNTLIKVGAIAAAVMGAGAVHAQEFITIGTGSVTGVYYPTGGAICKLVNKDRKDHNIRCSVESTGGSIYNVNTIRSGELDFGIVQSDWQYHGYKGTSKFEEQGPYTKLRAMFSLHTEPFNIIARSDAGIDKLEDLKGKRVNIGNPGSGDHATMSVVMDAMGWNNDSFKLASELKGSERSQALCDNKIDAFIYMVGHPNGSIKEATTSCDAKLVSATGPQIDKIVADNPYYAYSTVPAGMYRGTDKDVKSFGVAATLVTTADVSDDVAYNVAKAVFENFDTFKRLHPAFATLKKEDMVSAGISIPLHPGAVKYYKEVGLLK, from the coding sequence ATGGCATTAAATACGCTGATTAAAGTGGGTGCAATTGCTGCTGCCGTTATGGGCGCAGGTGCGGTTCACGCTCAAGAATTTATTACGATTGGTACAGGTTCAGTGACGGGTGTTTACTACCCTACGGGTGGCGCCATCTGTAAACTGGTCAACAAAGATCGTAAAGATCACAATATCCGTTGTTCTGTAGAATCAACGGGCGGTTCGATCTACAACGTCAATACCATCCGCTCTGGCGAGTTGGACTTTGGTATTGTTCAGTCTGACTGGCAATACCATGGCTACAAAGGCACTAGTAAATTTGAAGAGCAAGGCCCTTACACTAAGCTGCGTGCCATGTTCTCTCTTCATACCGAACCTTTTAACATCATTGCACGCTCTGACGCAGGCATCGACAAGCTTGAAGATCTGAAAGGCAAGCGCGTCAACATCGGTAACCCTGGCTCGGGCGATCACGCAACGATGAGCGTGGTGATGGATGCTATGGGTTGGAACAACGACAGCTTCAAGCTAGCATCAGAGCTAAAAGGTTCTGAGCGTTCGCAAGCCCTATGTGACAACAAGATCGACGCGTTCATTTACATGGTTGGTCACCCAAATGGCTCAATCAAAGAAGCGACTACGTCTTGTGACGCCAAACTGGTGTCCGCAACAGGTCCACAGATCGACAAAATTGTTGCTGACAACCCATACTATGCTTACAGCACCGTGCCTGCTGGTATGTACCGTGGCACTGATAAAGACGTGAAGAGCTTTGGTGTAGCGGCAACGCTTGTCACCACTGCCGATGTGTCTGACGACGTGGCTTACAACGTGGCGAAAGCGGTATTCGAGAACTTCGATACCTTCAAACGTCTACACCCTGCGTTTGCTACCCTTAAGAAAGAGGATATGGTGAGCGCTGGTATTTCTATCCCACTACACCCAGGTGCAGTGAAATACTACAAAGAAGTGGGTCTGCTGAAATAA
- a CDS encoding TRAP transporter permease translates to MTTNTTPSQDVQEMVAQADTGARNPAGLQGRILWFVPLCWSLFQLWYASPLPFIFDFAVLNDTQARAVHLTFAIFLAFTAYPALKSSPREHIPALDWVLALLGSFSASYIYIFYTELAGRSGAPTTMDVVVAVTGMVLLLEATRRALGPPLMLVAALFLFYTFAGPYMPDVIAHKGASINKAMSHLWLTTEGVFGVALGVSTSFVFLFVLFGAMLERAGAGAYFIKVAFSLLGHMRGGPAKAAVVASGLSGLVSGSSIANVVTTGTFTIPLMKRVGFPGTKAGAVEVAASTNGQLTPPIMGAAAFLMVEYVGISYVEVIKAAILPALISYIALIYIVHLEACKAGMTGLPRRHNPTLVQSLLSFTGTILGLCVVSAVVYYGIGWTKDVFGDAATPMVTIALLVAYVGLVKISANHAQDGALEIDAELTEVPDPGPTIKSGLHFLLPIVVLVWCLTVERFSPGLSAFWATVFMIFILLTQRPLMALMNKSGDIAQQTKAGWTDLLESLVSGARNMIGIGVATAAAGTVVGVVTLTGIGLVMTDFVEFISGGSVIMMLIFTAVISLILGMGLPTTANYIVVSTLMAPVIVTLGAQHGLIIPLIAVHLFVFYFGILADDTPPVGLAAFAAAAIAKSDPIRTGIQGFAYDIRTAILPFMFVFNTQLLLMGIDTWWHLLLTILSSIIAMLIFSAATQGWWFTKNKWWETLLLLILTFSFFRPGFWWDMIYPAKVLSPGIEIEQITQKLDVGQSLELRVAGTNLEGDFTEKTVRLPFDDNATTALERLQSMGLSLVEDQGKMLVDMVEFDSPAEASGIDFDWEIKWVVEEADRPMKEWVFVPCLLILIFMAANQKRRIRSQLIQA, encoded by the coding sequence ATGACGACGAATACCACTCCGTCACAAGATGTGCAAGAAATGGTGGCTCAAGCCGATACTGGCGCACGTAACCCGGCAGGGTTACAGGGACGAATCCTTTGGTTTGTTCCTCTTTGCTGGTCATTGTTTCAATTATGGTACGCTTCACCGCTGCCGTTTATTTTCGATTTCGCCGTTCTTAATGACACGCAGGCACGAGCTGTACATTTAACCTTTGCTATCTTTCTTGCTTTCACTGCTTACCCTGCACTGAAAAGCTCACCTAGAGAGCACATCCCTGCCCTCGATTGGGTATTGGCTTTACTCGGCAGTTTCTCTGCTTCCTACATCTACATCTTCTACACCGAGCTTGCTGGCCGTTCAGGCGCTCCAACGACGATGGATGTTGTGGTAGCAGTCACTGGCATGGTGCTGTTGCTTGAAGCCACTCGTAGAGCGTTGGGCCCTCCTTTAATGCTCGTGGCCGCTCTTTTTCTCTTTTATACCTTTGCCGGTCCCTACATGCCGGATGTCATTGCCCATAAAGGGGCAAGCATCAACAAAGCGATGTCCCATTTATGGTTGACCACGGAAGGCGTGTTCGGCGTTGCTCTTGGCGTATCCACCTCGTTTGTGTTCTTGTTTGTACTCTTTGGTGCCATGCTGGAACGCGCAGGTGCGGGGGCATACTTTATTAAAGTGGCCTTCTCATTGCTCGGCCATATGCGTGGTGGGCCGGCCAAAGCGGCCGTGGTAGCCTCCGGTTTATCAGGGCTTGTTTCTGGTTCTTCCATCGCCAACGTGGTCACCACGGGTACCTTTACGATTCCCTTAATGAAGCGGGTTGGATTCCCAGGAACAAAGGCTGGCGCCGTCGAGGTGGCAGCATCAACCAATGGGCAATTAACGCCGCCGATCATGGGGGCTGCAGCTTTCTTGATGGTGGAATACGTTGGTATTTCTTACGTTGAAGTCATTAAAGCGGCCATTCTGCCGGCCTTAATTTCTTATATTGCGCTGATTTATATTGTTCACTTAGAAGCGTGTAAAGCAGGTATGACAGGCTTACCTCGCCGCCATAACCCAACGTTAGTGCAAAGCTTGCTCTCCTTTACAGGTACGATTTTAGGATTGTGTGTCGTCAGTGCGGTGGTTTACTACGGCATCGGTTGGACCAAGGATGTCTTTGGCGATGCCGCGACACCAATGGTGACCATTGCCTTACTGGTTGCCTATGTGGGCTTAGTCAAAATTTCCGCCAATCATGCGCAAGATGGCGCCTTGGAAATCGATGCAGAACTGACCGAAGTGCCCGACCCAGGACCGACGATCAAATCGGGTTTGCACTTCCTGCTTCCGATTGTTGTACTTGTTTGGTGTCTCACCGTTGAACGCTTTTCTCCTGGCCTTTCAGCGTTTTGGGCGACGGTGTTCATGATCTTTATTCTTCTCACTCAACGTCCTTTGATGGCGTTGATGAACAAGAGTGGCGACATTGCACAGCAAACCAAGGCTGGTTGGACCGATCTGTTAGAGAGCTTAGTATCGGGCGCTCGCAATATGATTGGCATCGGTGTCGCAACCGCCGCTGCGGGTACCGTTGTCGGCGTGGTGACCCTAACCGGGATCGGTTTGGTCATGACCGATTTTGTTGAGTTCATTTCCGGCGGCAGCGTGATCATGATGCTGATCTTCACCGCAGTGATCAGCTTGATCCTTGGTATGGGACTCCCTACAACCGCGAACTACATTGTGGTGTCGACCTTGATGGCGCCAGTGATCGTCACGCTAGGCGCTCAGCACGGCTTGATCATTCCACTTATCGCCGTCCACCTGTTTGTGTTCTATTTTGGTATTTTGGCCGATGATACCCCTCCAGTTGGCTTAGCTGCGTTTGCTGCGGCTGCGATTGCGAAATCCGACCCAATCCGCACTGGTATCCAAGGGTTTGCCTACGACATTCGTACCGCTATCTTGCCATTCATGTTTGTCTTCAATACTCAGCTCTTGTTGATGGGCATTGATACCTGGTGGCACTTGCTGTTAACGATACTCTCCTCGATTATCGCCATGCTGATCTTCTCCGCGGCCACACAAGGCTGGTGGTTCACCAAAAACAAATGGTGGGAAACGCTGTTACTGCTCATACTTACGTTCTCGTTCTTCCGTCCAGGCTTCTGGTGGGACATGATTTACCCAGCCAAAGTTCTTTCACCAGGTATTGAGATAGAGCAAATCACTCAGAAGCTAGATGTAGGACAATCACTGGAGCTTCGTGTAGCTGGTACCAATCTAGAAGGTGATTTCACTGAAAAGACGGTCCGTTTACCTTTTGATGATAATGCGACAACCGCACTTGAACGTCTT
- the mdh gene encoding malate dehydrogenase: MKVAVIGAAGGIGQALALLLKNRLPAGSDLALYDIAPVTPGVAADLSHIPTHVSIKGYAGEDPTPALEGADVVLISAGVARKPGMDRADLFNVNAGIVKSLAERIAVVCPNACIGIITNPVNTTVPIAAEVLKKAGVYDKRKLFGVTTLDVIRSETFVAELKGQDPGEVRVPVIGGHSGVTILPLLSQVEGVEFSDEEIAALTKRIQNAGTEVVEAKAGGGSATLSMGQAACRFGLALVKALQGEEVIEYAYVEGNGEHASFFAQPVKLGKEGVEEILPYGELSDFEKAALDGMLETLNSDIQIGVDFVK; encoded by the coding sequence ATGAAAGTAGCTGTTATTGGTGCCGCTGGTGGCATCGGTCAAGCCCTAGCTCTTTTACTGAAAAACCGCCTTCCAGCGGGTTCTGATTTAGCCCTATATGATATTGCTCCGGTTACTCCGGGTGTTGCTGCAGACCTAAGCCACATCCCAACCCACGTTTCGATCAAAGGTTATGCCGGTGAAGATCCAACGCCAGCACTAGAAGGTGCTGATGTGGTTCTTATTTCTGCTGGTGTTGCGCGTAAGCCAGGTATGGATCGTGCGGATCTATTTAATGTCAATGCTGGTATCGTCAAATCACTTGCTGAGCGCATTGCCGTGGTTTGTCCAAATGCTTGTATTGGTATCATCACCAACCCGGTGAACACCACTGTGCCAATTGCAGCAGAAGTTCTGAAAAAAGCGGGCGTTTATGACAAGCGTAAACTTTTTGGTGTGACGACGTTGGATGTGATCCGTTCAGAAACGTTTGTTGCTGAGCTGAAAGGTCAAGATCCAGGTGAAGTCCGTGTACCAGTGATTGGTGGTCACTCTGGTGTGACGATTCTGCCTCTTCTTTCTCAAGTGGAAGGTGTCGAGTTTAGCGACGAAGAAATTGCAGCCCTAACCAAACGTATCCAAAATGCAGGTACTGAAGTGGTTGAAGCGAAAGCGGGTGGCGGTAGTGCAACACTTTCAATGGGTCAGGCTGCGTGTCGCTTTGGTCTTGCGCTCGTGAAAGCACTGCAGGGTGAAGAAGTGATCGAATACGCTTACGTTGAAGGTAACGGCGAGCATGCTAGCTTCTTTGCACAGCCAGTGAAACTTGGCAAAGAGGGTGTTGAAGAGATCCTACCTTACGGTGAGCTAAGTGATTTCGAAAAAGCAGCGCTAGATGGCATGCTAGAAACGCTTAACAGTGACATTCAAATTGGCGTGGACTTCGTAAAGTAA
- the argR gene encoding transcriptional regulator ArgR — protein sequence MRPSEKQDNLVRAFKALLKEERFGSQGEIVEALKQEGFENINQSKVSRMLTKFGAVRTRNAKMEMVYCLPTELGVPTVSSSLRELVLDVDHNQALVVIHTGPGAAQLIARMLDSLGKSEGILGVVAGDDTIFITPTLTITTEQLFKSVCELFEYAG from the coding sequence ATGCGCCCATCAGAAAAACAAGACAACCTAGTACGCGCTTTTAAAGCTTTATTGAAAGAAGAACGCTTTGGTTCTCAAGGTGAAATTGTTGAAGCCCTGAAACAAGAAGGCTTTGAAAACATTAACCAATCTAAAGTTTCTCGCATGCTGACCAAGTTTGGTGCCGTTCGTACCCGCAATGCGAAAATGGAAATGGTTTACTGCCTACCCACCGAACTGGGTGTTCCGACCGTCAGCAGTTCTTTGCGTGAATTGGTTTTAGATGTTGATCATAACCAAGCATTAGTGGTCATCCATACTGGCCCTGGTGCGGCACAGCTTATTGCCCGTATGCTCGATTCTCTTGGTAAATCGGAAGGCATCCTTGGCGTGGTGGCGGGTGATGACACCATCTTCATTACCCCTACCCTAACAATCACGACAGAACAACTGTTTAAATCGGTCTGCGAATTGTTTGAATACGCGGGCTAA